The Portunus trituberculatus isolate SZX2019 chromosome 19, ASM1759143v1, whole genome shotgun sequence genome contains a region encoding:
- the LOC123506377 gene encoding thioredoxin-related transmembrane protein 2 homolog, protein MKVFEDIKMLIHPYHSINLVMSLSFLMARYVPGLCELIFAPAQCGELSMWESEVLFFMLVIIMFRTRKSGSRTMIAYISVFNMYAKLCNVVLWFSSDAVYGIIYIIIAIVHFLVVGEPVYSGPEKVIYFQGKAFDDEMANDPQTVWFITFFTAWSPACSSLAPIFAKLSAEYSLDNLKFGKIDVGRYPDAAKHYHINDTTFSLQLPTISLFREGKEVERRPCLDAQAKFRKFYFTEDNIKAAFDMNNIHMECNKILESKKGKKEIHAKSE, encoded by the exons ATGAAGGTCTTCGAGGACATAAAGATGCTCATCCACCCTTATCACTCTATTAATTTGGTGATGAGCTTGAGCTTCCTGATGGCGAGATATGTGCCCGGCCTCTGTGAGCTGATCTTCGCCCCTGCCCAGTGCGGGGAGCTGAGTATG TGGGAGTCTGAGGTGCTGTTCTTCATGCTGGTGATCATCATGTTTCGCACACGCAAAAGTGGGAGCCGCACCATGATAGCGTACATCTCCGTGTTCAACATGTATGCCAAGCTGTGCAATGTGGTGCTGTGGTTCAGCAGTGATGCTGTGTATGGCATCATTTACATCATCATTGCTATTG TTCACTTCTTGGTGGTGGGTGAACCAGTGTACAGTGGGCCAGAGAAGGTTATCTATTTCCAAGGCAAGGCATTTGATGATGAGATGGCCAATGACCCCCAGACTGTGTGGTTTATCACTTTCTTCACTGCCTGGAGCCCAGCATGCTCCAGCCTTGCACCAATCTTTGCAAAACTTTCTGCTGA GTACAGTCTTGATAATCTCAAGTTTGGCAAGATTGATGTTGGACGTTACCCAGATGCGGCCAAACATTACCACATCAATGACACCACCTTCTCCCTCCAGCTTCCCACCATATCACTGTTCAGGGAAGGCAAGGAGGTGGAGAGACGCCCTTGTTTGGATGCACAAGCTAAATTCAGAAAGTTCTACTTTACAGAAGACAACATTAAGGCAGCATTTGACATGAACAACATTCATATGGAGTGCAATAAAATTCTGGAAtcaaagaaaggcaagaaagaaaTCCATGCAAAATCTGAGTAA